The window CAATTTTTGTCTCAATTCACCTTGTAAATTCTTGAAGTTTATCAGTAATTTCATCGTCAAAACGATCTTTGATTGGAGAATCAATATCTAAAACTCCATATAGCTTGTCATTAACAATAATTGGAAGTACTATCTCTGATCTACTATTAGCATCACATGAAATATGTCCTGGAAATTGATGCACATCTGGTACAACCACAACTTCTTTAGTGGTAGCTGCGTGTCCGCAGACTCCTTTGTTAAAAGGAATAATTGAGCAAGCTACTTTACCTTGAAAAGTATGTAAGTATAAAGTTTCGTCTTCAGCTAAATAATAACCAACTCAGTTAAGGTTTTCAACTGTGTCATTAATATAAGCAGTTGAATTTGAAAGTAATGAATTTACATTAATTTCGTCGTTTAATAAACTAATATATTCTTGTTTTTTCATTGAATTATTATAACCAAAAAATGCAATTTTTACTTAAAAAAAGTCCATTTTTTACACTTTTTCATATTTAACGTAAATTAAGAAAGTAAAAAATGCAAGACCAAGTCTTATGATAAAACAACGAAAGAATTTAATCAACGTTAAATTAAAAAAACACCTCAAGAGTCTTGAGGTGCTTTAGCAAATTAAACTTTTTGTCCACTTTTTGTGTTCAAGTTTAAGGTTATTTTGCTATATTTACATATTAAAAATAAAAATAATGTTTTATATATTTTCGTTTGTAACTGGTTCTTGTGGTTTTTTAGAATCATTTAAAATTGCAATAAATTCTTTTTCATCTGTTTGGTCGATTATAAATGAAACAAACAATTGTTTGCCAAAAATATTTGATGTTGGTCATTTTATTTTTAAAGGAGAATTATCCACAATAATAATATCAGACATTTTGATTAGTTTTTTTCTTTTTGTGATTGCGTTTTTAAGGTAGAATGTGTAATCTTCATTTATAACCATCACCCTAGTTGCTAATTCTATTATAGAAAGAATAAATAAAATTATAAAAATCAATACTCCAACGAATATATATCAAAAATATTCTAATCAAACAAGAAAATAAGTTGTTCCATTAAAAAAAGCTTCCAGTCTGATAATATTAGTAATATTCACTCCTTTTATATAACCATAATACAAATATTTTATCTCTAAATAAAATAAGAAAATTACAATCATAGCAACGACGAAAAGTGAAAAAAGCATTATTCAATGTTTTGGGTTATTTATTTTTATTGTTTTCATTTAAAAACCTCTTATATTTTATAGACATTAAAATTATATATATATATATATATATATATATATATACGCACATATTTAACAAACACTAACGCACTTGAAATTATATTAAACACACATAA is drawn from Mycoplasmopsis glycophila and contains these coding sequences:
- a CDS encoding GAF domain-containing protein is translated as MKKQEYISLLNDEINVNSLLSNSTAYINDTVENLNWVGYYLAEDETLYLHTFQGKVACSIIPFNKGVCGHAATTKEVVVVPDVHQFPGHISCDANSRSEIVLPIIVNDKLYGVLDIDSPIKDRFDDEITDKLQEFTRWIETKIESLLNK